A window from Myxococcus fulvus encodes these proteins:
- a CDS encoding DUF4442 domain-containing protein, whose translation MSSVIFRSPSLFKAAMRVWPPYWGTGIAVEEVDPQWRSATVRMRQRFYNANAFGSHFGGSLYAMCDPHYALLLIPLLGRGYVIWDKAASIEFLKPARGTVTAVFDWSDAQLEEIREKTAGGEKFEPRRTLEIRDAAGEAVARVLKTLYVRRRERTHPAPDTPQPLVLSGSHNRASMTNTSGSARVDGSRGDI comes from the coding sequence ATGAGCTCCGTCATCTTCCGCAGCCCGAGTCTCTTCAAGGCGGCGATGCGTGTCTGGCCTCCCTATTGGGGCACAGGCATCGCCGTCGAGGAGGTCGACCCGCAGTGGCGCAGCGCGACGGTGCGCATGCGCCAGCGCTTCTACAACGCCAACGCCTTCGGCTCCCACTTCGGAGGCAGCCTCTATGCGATGTGCGACCCCCACTACGCGCTGCTGCTGATTCCGCTGCTCGGGCGCGGCTACGTCATCTGGGACAAGGCGGCGAGCATCGAGTTCCTCAAGCCCGCGCGGGGCACCGTCACCGCCGTGTTCGATTGGAGCGACGCGCAGCTCGAGGAGATCCGCGAGAAGACCGCGGGCGGGGAGAAGTTCGAACCCCGACGGACGCTGGAGATTCGCGACGCCGCGGGCGAGGCCGTCGCCCGCGTGCTCAAGACGCTCTATGTCCGACGGCGCGAGCGCACACACCCCGCACCGGATACCCCGCAGCCGCTCGTTCTCTCGGGCTCTCACAATCGCGCATCAATGACAAACACCTCCGGGTCCGCACGCGTTGACGGGTCGCGCGGGGATATCTAG
- a CDS encoding DUF6531 domain-containing protein, translated as MLASSWMDPVLGLDIHVVGVPAPPAPLPVPVPVPMPFVGLVFDPMGMLVGAAITRALGGQPNAVLINGLPATNCGTNVTNMLTLPHLPAPGVAFIPPPKPGNDAELYFGAKDVSIAGSLGVRLGDIALSCSDPVRMPTSLVLALPKGAPVLVMKPMVPDLASIAMALGMRAAMRALGAVLRAGGRLLRALRRTQQASGRWRAASRALHDAVDRMVPRRVRSRVHRAVCFLTGHPVDVATGRLLTHREDFHLPGPLPLRFERAYDSALSFRDGPLGRGWSHTLNQAVWLERGRVVYLAEDGREIEFDTTRLPGRTVERGQSLYHPLERLTLRCLDHRCWELETHDGVTHRFGPVTGGDPARAVLRSKETRTGHTVRLDYDENGRLEACRDSVGRRVLFEHDRNGRLVAIRLPLSRGEGWYVHARYRYDARGDLVEVLDAEGNAQKFEYVGHLMVKETDRTGLSFYFQWDGQGSGARCIRTWGDGGIFDHVITYDLPNRRTLVENSLGHVTQYALDELSMVVAVTDPQGGVTRYEWDPDTGQQARVTDPLGRAVSRRYDERGNCVQVAGPGASVVSLSYDSRNQLTRVEQSGGATLDFAYDPRGRLTHRVDAQGGVTRMEYEQGQLRRIVRPDGGLALLDYDKHENLRQVRTPRGEESRTWFDTLGRPIKSRDRHGAVTARVYDSLGRVAQLQSDTGFRREYRYDAEGHVLEVKDPGQHVRMTYAGNHWLASTEERGLRVHLTHDLEGQLVRVTNTAGELYRYELDACSRVKQSTSFDGRTHTYEYDACGRVVALQRASGKRTLYDYDDRDQMTRVRYPDGRSESYRYDDASGAMLEAINDDVALRFERDAQGRVLRERSDDDWVESTYAPSGVRVQLLSSQGLNAHLHFDAAHRIEALAASTERAKWAATFTRDELGRERERAFPGEVKSLWDWDAQGFPARRASVHGDRLMAERRYEWSPGGQLLAIDGGAQGKLRAERTAGGGLLGAHLPDGSYQSRFPDEAGNLFQHPDPSHRSHGPGGRLLCADGVTYRHDDDGQLIEARRGDTVTRYQWNGAGMLETVLLPGGERVSFTYDAMGRRTRKRIHRNEETVSETRWVWDGAVPLHEQRLGQEPITWLFEPHGMTPLARLQGERQWSILTDHLGTPTEMVDEEGQLAWRMQMGLHGATSVEEHQTDCPFRWPGQYEDPETGLYYNRFRYYSPETGGYLSADPLGLVGGLNAYRYVADPLTQWDPLGLTSCSRQDLLDLPPNSAVVRVSDGHVAIYLVDSQGNRTWSSLGVTSQGSARRFTSQAQFDNFVRNATPQDLQNAGLPVRIFSNSDGMGNSAVQDFLITSDTAGRSINVDAMMARHQASLGGGGGRYNVDSNNCVTHVRDILQSGGVEAPPGPSRGNLPFFSNNVPGNAFDGNIWSTLYGG; from the coding sequence ATGCTCGCATCGAGTTGGATGGACCCCGTGCTGGGCCTGGACATCCACGTCGTGGGTGTCCCCGCGCCCCCCGCGCCGCTGCCGGTCCCCGTGCCTGTCCCCATGCCCTTCGTGGGACTGGTGTTCGACCCCATGGGGATGTTGGTGGGAGCGGCCATCACCCGGGCCCTGGGAGGCCAACCCAACGCCGTCCTGATCAATGGGCTCCCCGCGACCAACTGCGGAACGAACGTGACCAACATGCTCACGTTGCCCCACCTCCCCGCGCCCGGCGTGGCCTTCATCCCTCCGCCCAAACCCGGCAACGACGCGGAGCTCTACTTCGGCGCGAAGGATGTCTCCATCGCGGGGAGCCTGGGCGTGCGGCTCGGAGACATCGCGCTGAGCTGCAGCGACCCCGTGCGGATGCCCACCAGCCTGGTGCTGGCCCTCCCCAAGGGTGCCCCCGTCCTGGTGATGAAGCCCATGGTCCCGGACCTGGCCTCCATCGCCATGGCATTGGGGATGCGGGCTGCGATGAGAGCGCTCGGGGCGGTCCTTCGCGCGGGCGGACGACTGCTTCGCGCGCTCCGGAGGACACAGCAAGCCAGTGGTCGATGGCGAGCGGCGTCGCGTGCCCTGCACGACGCGGTGGACCGGATGGTCCCCAGGCGGGTTCGCAGCCGGGTCCACCGGGCGGTCTGCTTCCTCACCGGACACCCCGTGGACGTGGCCACCGGGAGACTGCTCACGCATCGCGAGGACTTCCATCTCCCGGGTCCCCTTCCCCTGCGTTTCGAGCGCGCCTATGACTCCGCCCTGTCCTTCCGGGACGGCCCGCTGGGCCGGGGCTGGAGCCACACACTGAATCAGGCCGTGTGGCTCGAGCGGGGACGGGTGGTCTATCTGGCGGAGGATGGGCGGGAGATCGAGTTCGACACCACGCGCCTGCCTGGGAGGACCGTCGAGCGAGGTCAATCCCTCTACCATCCGCTGGAGCGGCTGACGCTGCGCTGCCTGGACCACCGGTGCTGGGAGCTCGAAACCCATGACGGTGTCACCCACCGCTTCGGTCCCGTGACAGGGGGAGACCCTGCGCGGGCCGTGCTCCGGTCCAAGGAGACGCGCACGGGACACACCGTACGACTGGACTACGACGAGAACGGGAGGCTGGAGGCCTGCCGCGACTCGGTGGGCCGACGTGTCCTCTTCGAGCACGACCGCAACGGCAGGCTGGTGGCCATCCGGCTCCCGCTGTCACGAGGCGAGGGCTGGTATGTCCATGCCCGCTACCGCTACGACGCGCGAGGAGATCTGGTGGAGGTCCTCGACGCCGAGGGCAACGCACAGAAGTTCGAGTACGTGGGCCACCTCATGGTGAAGGAGACGGACCGCACGGGCCTGTCCTTCTACTTCCAGTGGGATGGGCAGGGCAGCGGCGCGCGGTGCATCCGGACCTGGGGCGACGGCGGCATCTTCGACCACGTCATCACCTATGACCTCCCCAACCGGCGCACACTGGTCGAGAACAGCCTCGGCCATGTCACCCAGTACGCGCTCGACGAGCTGAGCATGGTGGTCGCGGTGACGGACCCTCAGGGCGGCGTCACCCGATACGAGTGGGACCCCGACACCGGCCAGCAAGCCCGCGTGACGGACCCCCTGGGGCGCGCCGTCTCACGCCGCTACGACGAGCGTGGCAACTGCGTCCAGGTCGCCGGCCCCGGCGCGAGCGTCGTCTCGTTGTCCTATGACTCACGCAACCAGCTGACGCGGGTGGAGCAGTCAGGCGGGGCCACCCTGGACTTCGCCTATGACCCCCGAGGTCGACTCACCCATCGCGTGGACGCCCAGGGAGGCGTGACACGCATGGAGTATGAGCAAGGACAGTTGCGCCGCATCGTGAGGCCGGATGGCGGACTGGCCCTGCTCGACTACGACAAACACGAGAACCTCCGCCAGGTTCGTACCCCCCGAGGAGAGGAGAGTCGGACCTGGTTCGACACGCTCGGGCGCCCCATCAAGAGCCGGGACCGCCATGGCGCGGTGACAGCGAGGGTCTACGACAGTCTGGGCAGGGTGGCGCAGCTTCAAAGCGACACAGGGTTCCGGCGCGAGTATCGCTACGACGCCGAGGGACATGTCCTGGAGGTGAAGGACCCGGGCCAACACGTCCGCATGACGTATGCAGGCAATCATTGGCTCGCGAGTACGGAGGAGCGGGGCCTTCGCGTCCACCTGACACACGACCTCGAGGGGCAGCTCGTCCGCGTCACGAATACCGCGGGAGAACTCTATCGCTACGAGCTCGATGCATGCTCTCGCGTCAAGCAGTCCACCTCCTTCGACGGGCGAACCCACACCTACGAGTACGACGCATGCGGGCGGGTGGTCGCCCTTCAACGCGCGAGCGGCAAGCGGACCCTGTATGACTACGACGACCGGGACCAGATGACCCGGGTTCGTTATCCCGACGGGCGCTCGGAGTCCTACCGGTATGATGACGCCTCCGGCGCCATGCTGGAGGCCATCAACGACGATGTGGCGCTTCGATTCGAGCGGGATGCCCAGGGGAGGGTCCTGCGTGAGCGCAGCGACGATGACTGGGTGGAGTCGACATATGCGCCATCCGGTGTGCGCGTGCAGCTCCTGAGCAGCCAGGGACTCAACGCCCACCTCCACTTCGACGCCGCCCATCGGATAGAGGCCCTGGCCGCATCCACGGAGCGCGCGAAATGGGCAGCCACCTTCACACGCGATGAGCTTGGACGGGAGCGGGAGCGCGCGTTTCCAGGCGAGGTCAAGAGCCTCTGGGATTGGGACGCCCAAGGCTTTCCCGCGCGCAGAGCCTCCGTGCACGGCGACCGACTCATGGCGGAGCGGCGTTATGAGTGGTCCCCGGGAGGACAGCTCCTGGCCATCGACGGCGGGGCGCAAGGAAAGCTTCGCGCGGAGCGAACGGCGGGCGGCGGGCTCCTGGGCGCTCATCTCCCCGACGGGTCCTACCAGTCACGCTTCCCGGATGAGGCGGGCAATCTCTTTCAGCACCCCGACCCGAGCCATCGCAGCCATGGGCCCGGGGGCCGGCTCCTCTGCGCGGACGGCGTCACGTACCGCCATGACGACGATGGACAGCTCATCGAGGCCCGGCGGGGTGACACGGTGACGCGCTATCAATGGAATGGCGCGGGCATGCTGGAAACAGTGTTGCTTCCCGGCGGTGAGCGCGTTTCATTCACATACGATGCCATGGGCAGGCGTACCCGGAAGCGCATCCATCGAAACGAGGAGACCGTCTCGGAGACGCGTTGGGTCTGGGATGGAGCCGTCCCGCTGCACGAGCAGCGGCTGGGACAGGAGCCCATCACCTGGCTCTTCGAACCTCATGGCATGACGCCCCTGGCCAGGCTCCAGGGAGAGCGCCAGTGGAGCATCCTCACCGACCACCTCGGCACGCCCACCGAGATGGTGGACGAGGAGGGACAGCTCGCCTGGCGCATGCAGATGGGCCTCCATGGCGCCACGAGCGTGGAGGAGCACCAGACGGATTGCCCCTTCCGATGGCCGGGCCAGTACGAGGACCCGGAGACCGGGCTCTATTACAATCGCTTCCGCTATTACAGCCCCGAGACGGGTGGCTATCTCTCGGCGGATCCCCTCGGGCTGGTGGGAGGACTGAACGCCTACCGGTATGTCGCGGATCCGCTCACGCAGTGGGATCCGCTGGGGCTGACGTCCTGCTCCCGGCAGGACCTCTTGGACCTCCCACCCAACTCCGCCGTGGTGAGAGTCAGCGACGGTCACGTGGCCATCTACCTCGTGGACTCCCAGGGCAATCGAACCTGGAGCTCGCTGGGTGTGACCAGCCAGGGCTCCGCCCGCCGCTTCACCTCCCAGGCGCAGTTCGACAACTTCGTCCGGAACGCCACGCCACAGGACCTGCAGAACGCAGGCCTTCCTGTCCGAATCTTCAGCAACAGCGACGGAATGGGAAACAGTGCCGTCCAGGACTTCCTCATCACCAGCGACACCGCGGGCCGGAGTATCAACGTCGACGCCATGATGGCGCGCCATCAGGCCAGCCTGGGCGGCGGCGGCGGTCGCTACAACGTGGACAGCAACAACTGCGTCACCCACGTCCGTGACATCCTTCAATCGGGAGGCGTCGAGGCCCCTCCAGGCCCCAGTCGAGGCAACCTCCCCTTCTTCAGCAACAACGTCCCCGGCAATGCGTTCGACGGGAATATCTGGAGCACCCTCTACGGCGGTTGA
- a CDS encoding LysR substrate-binding domain-containing protein, whose product MLELRHFKLVAAVADTGSLAAASRQLHLTSSALSHQLRDAEERLGVQLFQRRQRRLLLTGAGEKLLLSARRVLSEVAQAEAVCRAHPQDDLLRLSTGCYTVYGWLPPILGQWQAEHPRVELRIVLEATRQPLGALMDGQLDLALTPDVPKQARLARTPLFEDELMLVVPETHAFARRGHVTAQDLVREHLLTYAAPREQLDVFTRVLWPAGLEPQRVSPVPLTEALIELVRGGIGVTALPEWMLPQQRQGLRTVRLTPRGIRRRWSAVTRASRQRSAPLARFIELLAERFSTRGQPSPRTRSRKEALSRVG is encoded by the coding sequence ATGCTCGAGCTTCGTCACTTCAAGTTGGTTGCCGCGGTCGCCGACACGGGAAGTCTGGCCGCCGCGAGCCGGCAGCTCCACCTCACGTCCTCGGCGCTGAGCCACCAGCTCCGGGATGCCGAGGAGCGCCTGGGCGTGCAGCTCTTCCAGCGTCGCCAGCGACGTCTGCTGCTGACCGGCGCGGGGGAGAAGCTGCTCCTGTCCGCGCGACGGGTCCTGAGTGAAGTCGCCCAGGCGGAGGCCGTGTGCCGCGCACATCCCCAGGACGACCTCTTGAGGCTCAGCACGGGCTGCTACACCGTGTATGGCTGGCTGCCGCCCATCCTCGGGCAGTGGCAGGCCGAGCACCCTCGCGTCGAGCTGAGAATCGTCCTGGAGGCCACGCGGCAGCCGCTCGGGGCGCTGATGGATGGACAGCTGGACCTCGCCCTGACGCCCGACGTCCCGAAGCAGGCACGGCTCGCACGGACGCCCCTCTTCGAGGACGAGCTCATGCTGGTGGTCCCCGAGACACACGCCTTCGCGCGGCGTGGACACGTCACGGCGCAGGACCTGGTGCGCGAACACCTGCTCACCTACGCCGCGCCCCGGGAACAGCTCGATGTCTTCACGCGGGTGCTGTGGCCCGCGGGACTCGAGCCGCAACGTGTCTCCCCCGTGCCCCTCACCGAGGCGCTGATTGAACTGGTGCGCGGAGGCATCGGCGTCACGGCGCTGCCCGAGTGGATGCTGCCGCAGCAGCGCCAGGGATTGAGGACCGTCCGACTCACCCCTCGGGGAATCCGACGCCGCTGGAGCGCCGTCACCCGTGCGTCCCGTCAGCGCTCCGCGCCGCTGGCACGCTTCATCGAGCTGCTCGCAGAGAGGTTCTCCACCCGAGGGCAGCCCTCGCCACGGACACGCTCACGGAAGGAAGCTTTGTCACGCGTGGGCTGA
- a CDS encoding tetratricopeptide repeat protein, with the protein MPTSLSKPTRGSLLLMLCLGISQPVLAKAPEANAQGFAAYGKGDYKKAHALFEKALKQDPSNVYARLNRARTTTLLNQGKEDADDFDYCAYESNWIYLALADLSKAVELDAKAILPKIDEDTQGLKALKARDEYKKWRQAVSVLVEEKGIREKVLGTTSDWWFLRPGQLPKNITLAADKRVVETLQDMTEQPAGRWRPLGSGVEITAGKEPARPWKLEAGKYPFDQGQRFYFEVQLVPGEGPQPAEYGWSTGPLRIGPLSGDCL; encoded by the coding sequence ATGCCCACTTCCCTGTCCAAGCCCACCCGAGGTTCGCTGCTCCTGATGCTCTGTCTGGGCATCAGCCAGCCCGTGCTCGCCAAGGCCCCGGAGGCCAACGCCCAGGGCTTCGCGGCGTATGGCAAAGGGGACTACAAGAAGGCCCACGCGCTCTTCGAGAAGGCGCTGAAGCAGGACCCGTCCAACGTCTATGCACGGCTCAACCGGGCGAGGACGACCACCCTGCTCAACCAGGGCAAGGAGGACGCCGACGACTTCGACTACTGCGCCTACGAGAGCAATTGGATCTACCTGGCGCTGGCCGACCTGTCGAAGGCCGTGGAGCTGGACGCCAAGGCCATCCTGCCGAAGATCGACGAGGACACCCAGGGACTCAAGGCCCTCAAGGCGCGTGACGAGTACAAGAAGTGGCGTCAGGCCGTCTCGGTGCTGGTGGAGGAGAAGGGCATCCGGGAGAAGGTGCTGGGCACCACGTCCGACTGGTGGTTCCTCCGGCCGGGGCAGCTGCCGAAGAACATCACCCTCGCGGCGGACAAGCGCGTCGTGGAGACGCTCCAGGACATGACGGAGCAGCCCGCGGGCCGGTGGCGCCCCTTGGGAAGCGGCGTGGAGATCACGGCGGGGAAGGAGCCTGCGCGCCCCTGGAAGCTGGAGGCCGGCAAGTACCCCTTCGACCAGGGTCAGCGCTTCTACTTCGAGGTGCAGCTCGTGCCGGGTGAAGGGCCGCAGCCCGCGGAGTACGGCTGGAGCACCGGGCCGCTGCGCATCGGTCCGCTGAGCGGTGACTGTCTGTAA
- a CDS encoding MBL fold metallo-hydrolase, translated as MNRRGFLRAAVSLSAGAVLLPPGLSRAAKPVESASLRAQRLAWAGVRLQLGKDTLFLDPLSDPSVWGAALKDPLVPMEVGEGNRYVLVTHRHPDHFDRQAVRQALGDTGTLVCGPDMAATAAASGFRVRPAPLYEPVLLNEFTVTAVPAVDGYGDPQVSWVVSGGGRRIIHCGDTLWHGSWWSIGRQFGPFDAAFLPINGARFGWRKPVSDVHGVLTPEQAVAAAKVLGARLLVPIHYGVAPSEDYREVPDAEAQVLAAARARKVDVELARPGEWLTWRPRT; from the coding sequence ATGAATCGCCGAGGCTTCCTGCGCGCGGCGGTCTCGCTCTCCGCGGGGGCGGTCCTGCTTCCTCCTGGCCTGAGCCGGGCCGCGAAGCCCGTGGAGAGCGCGTCGCTCCGAGCCCAGCGTCTGGCGTGGGCCGGAGTGCGGTTGCAGTTGGGGAAGGACACGCTCTTCCTGGACCCGTTGAGCGACCCCTCCGTATGGGGCGCGGCGCTGAAGGACCCGCTGGTCCCGATGGAGGTGGGGGAGGGCAACCGCTACGTCCTGGTGACACATCGTCACCCCGACCACTTCGACCGACAGGCGGTGCGACAGGCGTTGGGGGACACGGGGACGCTGGTGTGTGGTCCGGACATGGCGGCGACGGCCGCAGCGTCGGGCTTCCGGGTGCGGCCCGCGCCGCTCTACGAGCCCGTCCTGCTCAATGAGTTCACCGTGACGGCCGTTCCCGCTGTGGACGGTTACGGAGACCCGCAGGTGTCGTGGGTCGTCTCCGGGGGAGGGCGTCGCATCATCCACTGCGGAGACACGCTGTGGCATGGCTCCTGGTGGAGCATCGGCCGACAGTTCGGTCCCTTCGATGCGGCCTTCCTGCCCATCAACGGCGCGCGCTTCGGGTGGCGCAAGCCCGTCAGTGACGTGCACGGCGTCCTGACACCGGAGCAGGCGGTGGCCGCGGCGAAGGTGTTGGGCGCGAGGCTCCTCGTGCCCATCCATTACGGTGTCGCGCCCTCCGAGGACTATCGGGAGGTGCCCGATGCGGAGGCGCAGGTCCTCGCCGCCGCCCGTGCGCGGAAGGTGGACGTGGAGCTGGCGCGTCCCGGGGAGTGGCTGACCTGGCGGCCCAGGACCTGA
- a CDS encoding cupin domain-containing protein, giving the protein MPRTDSFPRVQGPFVPVRIDDVEPVIVGPGCLRRDLPSTRDVRVWVVDMAPGSQWPFVDVHDTGEEVFVLSGELIEGEQRLGPGSYLFFPPASRHQPRTETGVRLFGINPVADSETR; this is encoded by the coding sequence ATGCCGCGAACAGACAGCTTCCCGAGAGTGCAGGGCCCCTTCGTCCCCGTGAGGATCGACGACGTCGAACCCGTCATCGTGGGGCCCGGCTGTCTGCGGAGGGACCTGCCGAGCACCCGTGACGTGAGGGTCTGGGTGGTGGACATGGCCCCGGGGAGTCAGTGGCCCTTCGTGGACGTCCATGACACGGGGGAGGAGGTTTTCGTGCTGAGCGGTGAGCTCATCGAGGGAGAGCAGCGCCTGGGCCCGGGCTCGTACCTGTTCTTCCCACCGGCGAGTCGTCATCAGCCGAGGACGGAGACGGGCGTGCGTCTCTTCGGCATCAACCCCGTGGCTGACTCGGAGACGCGATGA